From the genome of Lepus europaeus isolate LE1 chromosome 23, mLepTim1.pri, whole genome shotgun sequence:
AGAAGCAGCCTGTGCCTCCGGGACCCCCGGTCTCCGCCCCTGCCATGGCCACTCTCCCCGGCCACACCTCTCCCTCTGCGCGCCGCTACTTCGACGCCCACTTTTTCCCAAGGAGCCGCTTCGGCCCCTGTTCGTGGGGTTTCGTGTGAGAACGACGACCCTCGGGCTTGGAAGGTAATCGTGCCAAGCAAACCAGCCAAGTCGTTGCTCTTCAAGCAGCGGCAGCGTGTCCCCGTGGGTGGCTCAGAACTGTCCTGTGAAGCGAGTCAGGACCTCCCTGTTCCACGTGAGAAAACTGGAGCCTCGGGTAAACCGGGCCACAccgggcaggagctgggccgggaACCTGCACCCTCCGATGCCGCTCGTTCCTCCCTCAACTCGTTCAACGAACGTTCACCGAGCACCTACCGGCCCTGGAAGGGCTAGCCGCGGGGGAAGGTGGCAGAAAAACACGCCCCAGAACGGTGGCATGAGGCCGCGGCCGGGGCCGCAGCCACGGGGCTGCCCCGCCGGCCCGGCCTGGGCAGAAACGCCGGGGCCCGCCCGAGTCCCCAGGCTCGCGGAGGGACCGAGACGGCCTAGGCCGCAGCGACAGGAACCCGCTCGGGCGCGAGGTCGTCTCGTGCGCGGCTCTTACCCCTCACTCACCTGTGGGAGCCCGAGCGACACTCGCCTAGGGAGTGGGAGCCGCCAGTCACCCGGCGCTGAAATGTCGTCATCAAGCTGCGCGCGCCGTCACGGCTCTTTAGCCGAGCGGGAAAAGTTTCCCCCGCCTACTTCCTCTAAAGGCGCGTGCGCAAACAGAAGGCCCGCCCCGAGGAGACGGGCGGTAGCCGAGTGCGCGTGCGCAGTGCCGCCATCAGCGCCCCCTAGTCGTCAACGCGCATTTTATCCGCGGCAAAAAGTGCGCATGAGCGGAAGCAGAAACCGTTAACTCGATCGATCCCGCCGTGCTCGATCCCCGGCGCGGAACAGACAAGTACGCGCTACACTGAACCCCTTCATCCCATGGGCATTTATTGAGCGCCCACTGTATGCCAGGCAAGCATGACCTGCTCCTCGGGGAGTGGACTTCTGCGTCCCTCCACAGCAGCCCCCCACTCCTGAAACACTGCCTGGCAGGTAGCAGGAGCGCCACAAATGTCGGGCTCCAGCCACGACGTGGAGGTCGCCCCGGGTTTCTGCCCTCCCGCCTAGGGGCCTGCTTGTGGCCCGGATGTGCCGGCCCGCGGGGGCACGGCGGGCGGTAGAGGGCGCTGTGGCGGCGCCTGGGGGCGGGCCCGGGTGGGAAGGCGCGGGGTCCCGGCGCTCACCTTCCCCGCTGCGGTGCAGATGGCGTCGGCAGCTGCGGCGCCGGCGGGCGCGGGTCCCGGCTCTGGGGCGTGCACCGGGCTGGAGGCGGCGACCCTGCAGAAGCTCGCGCTGCGGCGGAAGAAGGTGCTGAGCGCCGAGGAGATGGAGCTGTACGAGCTGGCGCAAGCGGCCGGCGCCGCCATCGACCCCGACGTGTTCAAGTGAGCGGcgcgggccccgcccccacccccagactcgCCTGCGCTCCAGGCCCCCTCCCGGCTCGGGCTTGCTGGTCCAAGAgagacccccaccctcaccccctggATCTTGAGGGCCCCCCGGTGGCTGGGGCCGCTCCCGCAACTGCGAGGGCTCACGGCGCCCCGCATCTGTCCTCGCCAGGATCCTGGTGGACCTGCTGAACCTGAACGTGGCCCCGCTCGCCGTCTTCCAGATGCTGAAGTCCATGTGTGCCGGGCAGAGGCTGGCGAGCGAGCCCCCGGACCCCGCGGCCCTGTCTCTGCCCGCATCAGGCGTTCCCGAAGCCCGAGGTCAGAACCCTTGGGGGGGCAGCGGTTGCCGGGTTGGCAGGGAGGAGGGTGGGTTTGGCCCCGAGTGGCCAGGCCCCTGTGCCCTGGCGTCACGGATAACCCTTGCACGTGCACCTGCAGATCAGGTGGTCGTAGTGTGGGTGTCCCCAGGCTagggccctgctgccccaggcacaTCCTCACTCCTGCTGTCACGCCTCAGACCTGGTTTTTGGTCCCTGCCCCTGCGCCATCGGCGCTGATGTGGAACTGCttagggggcagggcaggcacaaGCCTTCTTGGCACCCCCTCACCTGGTCCCCACCCCGGCCCAGCCCTCCGGCTCCCCCAGGCAGagtgcgggggaggggagcacaAGACCCCCTGGCGTCCCAGGTTTGAAGGGTTCCCTCACTGTCACTGCCTGACTGGGGGATGAGCAGGTGTTGGTGACGTCGAGTGTGACTggctcccactcttcctccttgtgtgttgctgctgctggtgctCGGGTCATCCTTGGACCCTCCCCAGCAGAGGGAACGGGGTCCAGGGCCAGCTCCCACTGCCTGGCAGCACCCAGACACCCTCCCGGGTGTCCtgaggaggggcagagggcaggccgGGGCCCCTGTGCAGGGAGTGACCAGGGCTTGGGGCACCTGTGCACCTTGCGCTGAGCGAGAGGCCCCGGGCACCTGCCCGCGGCCCTCCTCGCTGACCCACGCTCTGTgtgctctctttgtgtctctctctgacCTCCAGAGGCCTCCTTCCCCTCTGCCAGGAACAGTAGCCCCCCGGCAAGGCCCTCCTTGTCCTCGGCCCCGCGGCCTGCGGCCTCTCCGGCTCTGCTCCTCGGCCCAGCTGCCACGCCCTCGCCTCTCTCTCCGgggccccctgctcccctccGGTTCTCTTGCTGCCTGTTC
Proteins encoded in this window:
- the MZT2B gene encoding mitotic-spindle organizing protein 2B isoform X1; its protein translation is MASAAAAPAGAGPGSGACTGLEAATLQKLALRRKKVLSAEEMELYELAQAAGAAIDPDVFKILVDLLNLNVAPLAVFQMLKSMCAGQRLASEPPDPAALSLPASGVPEARGHLTKLDEEAGEERGSKVRTHGWSHPKSGGRGVPERDGPKLSRGRNKLAERSGREGSSQRLPRQPSATRLPKGAGTGKSPTRNSS
- the MZT2B gene encoding mitotic-spindle organizing protein 2B isoform X2; the encoded protein is MASAAAAPAGAGPGSGACTGLEAATLQKLALRRKKVLSAEEMELYELAQAAGAAIDPDVFKILVDLLNLNVAPLAVFQMLKSMCAGQRLASEPPDPAALSLPASGVPEARGRNKLAERSGREGSSQRLPRQPSATRLPKGAGTGKSPTRNSS